One region of Caldivirga sp. genomic DNA includes:
- a CDS encoding spermidine synthase: protein MSNGYVIRTPLQCVQYVAPHTWAYMSVRRILVNEKTKYQHVLIAELEDFGKALFLDGILQSAQADEHIYHESLVHPAMVTVGNPERVLILGTGEGAALREVVKYSSVKEVVTVDIDYELIKYVKEYLREFHNDSFKDPRVKEVYQDAVDYVRDAAAIGERFDVVIMDLTDPYGSEIGTRVYSTNVIRGIYSMLNEHGALIVQAGSSFLFPKEYGLVYDMVKLTFPLVTEYQVWVPSFMYAESFILATKGTNPLKLSSDKVDAVLRINGVKTRFYNGKVHSALMALGSYNRT from the coding sequence ATGAGTAACGGATACGTGATACGTACCCCACTTCAATGTGTCCAGTACGTTGCACCACACACCTGGGCTTACATGAGTGTTAGGAGGATTTTAGTTAATGAGAAGACTAAGTATCAGCATGTCCTCATTGCTGAACTTGAGGATTTCGGTAAAGCACTCTTCTTGGATGGTATCCTACAGTCAGCTCAGGCTGATGAGCATATTTACCACGAGTCACTTGTTCACCCAGCCATGGTGACTGTCGGTAACCCTGAAAGGGTACTGATATTGGGTACTGGTGAGGGTGCTGCATTAAGGGAGGTTGTTAAGTACAGTAGTGTTAAGGAGGTTGTTACAGTGGATATAGATTATGAGTTAATTAAGTACGTTAAGGAGTACCTTAGGGAGTTTCACAATGATTCATTTAAGGACCCAAGGGTTAAAGAAGTTTACCAGGATGCGGTGGATTACGTTAGGGACGCTGCGGCCATTGGGGAGAGGTTCGACGTGGTTATAATGGATTTAACAGACCCATATGGGTCAGAGATAGGTACTAGGGTTTACTCAACTAACGTAATTAGGGGTATTTACAGTATGCTTAATGAGCATGGTGCTTTAATTGTGCAGGCTGGTTCAAGTTTCCTATTCCCTAAGGAATACGGGCTTGTTTATGATATGGTTAAGTTAACGTTCCCATTAGTTACAGAGTACCAGGTCTGGGTACCATCGTTCATGTACGCTGAAAGTTTCATTCTGGCAACAAAGGGTACTAATCCATTGAAGCTAAGTAGTGATAAGGTTGATGCAGTACTGAGGATTAATGGTGTTAAGACAAGGTTCTATAATGGTAAAGTACACTCAGCGCTTATGGCCCTAGGTTCCTATAATCGTACTTAA